In Xyrauchen texanus isolate HMW12.3.18 chromosome 13, RBS_HiC_50CHRs, whole genome shotgun sequence, a single genomic region encodes these proteins:
- the LOC127653840 gene encoding BMP/retinoic acid-inducible neural-specific protein 3-like, whose amino-acid sequence MALWELLLLLTFSLHCWLTGSTSLAEEGPSGPLDWLLSDKGPFHHSQEYTEFVERNRQGFSTRYKIYREFGRWKVNNLAVERRDFLNSPLLLTPEFIRNIQLLGRRPTAQLITDNLIKKYGTHFLLSATLGGEEALTIFVDKRKLSKKAEANNYTSNSTAVTLEALHQLAASYFIDRESTLRKLHHIQISSTSIKVTETRTGPLGCSNYDNLDSVSSVLVQSPENKVHLQGLQVILPDYIRDTFVQAALSYIACDGEGTFVCRDNECWCKCDSKFPECNCPYTDIQAMEESLLRISESWGLIYKEFEDSDEFKTFLMRLPQNFFLNSSMIQHLWSLDGVFQQRYEQLESSMKSLFRRAQRVVYKLFSLSKRCQKQPHINLPHDRPQSYWLNYFQSLLYCSENNQLGSFSEELHTCICAYDHSSCQVHTPCSVGEGPACAACASDNHTRCGSCNMGYMLSQGSCRPLVADSTENYLRFETDLQDLELRYLLQRADRRLEVHAIFISNDMRLNSWFDPSWRKRMLLTLKSNKYKSNLVHMLLGVSLQICLTKNSTLEPALTLFINPFGGSHSESWLIPVNEKHFPDWKSTKLDLPFQCFNWTLTLGNKWKTFFETIHIYLRSRIKTTGTGANESVYLEPLEMAEPTRNLGYMKINSIQVFGYSMHFDPEAIRDLILQLDYPYTQGSQDSALLQLLEIRDRVNRLSPPGQQPLDLFSCLLRHRLKLTANEVVRIHTSLQSFSARLPNSLDYETTKLCS is encoded by the exons GGAATTTGGCCGATGGAAAGTGAATAACTTGGCTGTGGAGCGACGGGATTTCCTGAACTCCCCCTTGCTTCTCACCCCAGAGTTTATACGGAACATTCAACTCCTGGGACGCAGGCCCACTGCCCAGCTAATTACAGACAACCTGATCAAGAAATATGGGACCCATTTTCTACTGTCAGCTACACTAGGAG GAGAGGAGGCTCTGACTATATTTGTGGACAAGAGGAAGTTGAGTAAGAAAGCAGAGGCGAACAACTATACCAGTAATAGCACGGCTGTGACTCTGGAGGCCCTCCACCAGCTGGCTGCCTCCTATTTCATTGACAGAGAGAGCACTCTGCGCAAACTGCACCACATCCAGATATCCTCCACGTCCATCAAG GTAACTGAAACACGGACTGGCCCACTTGGTTGCAGTAACTATGACAACCTTGATTCTGTCAGTTCTGTGTTGGTTCAGAGTCCAGAGAACAAAGTCCACTTGCAAG GGTTGCAGGTCATTTTGCCAGATTATATCAGAGACACCTTTGTCCAAGCAGCTCTTAGTTACATTGCTTGCGATGGAGAGGGAACTTTTGTCTGCAGAGACAACGAATGCTGGTGCAAGTGTGACTCAAAATTCCCAGAGTGCAACTGCCCCTACACGGATATTCAGGCCATGGAAGAAAGCCTTCTGCGAATCTCTGAATCTTGGGGTTTAATATACAAAGAGTTTGAAGATTCAG ATGAGTTCAAAACATTTCTGATGAGGCtgcctcagaatttcttcctcaACTCCTCGATGATCCAGCATTTGTGGTCTCTGGATGGTGTGTTTCAGCAGCGCTATGAACAGCTGGAAAGCAGCATGAAGAGTCTCTTCAGAAGAGCCCAGCGAGTGGTATACAAGCTCTTCAGTCTCAGCAAGAGGTGCCAAAAGCAGCCCCACATTAACTTACCACATGACAG GCCACAGTCATATTGGCTGAACTACTTCCAGTCTTTACTCTACTGCTCGGAAAACAATCAGCTGGGCTCCTTCTCAGAAGAACTACACACCTGCATTTGTGCATATGACCACAGCTCCTGCCAGGTTCACACACCATGCTCTGTTGGGGAAGGTCCCGCCTGCGCTGCTTGTGCAAGTGACAACCACACTCGCTGTGGCAGTTGCAATATGGGCTACATGTTAAGTCAAGGGTCCTGTCGACCATTGGTAGCAGATTCTACAGAGAACTACCTGAGATTTGAAACTGATCTTCAGGATCTAGAGCTACGTTACCTCCTTCAGAGAGCTGATCGACGCTTGGAGGTCCATGCTATTTTTATCAGCAACGACATGCGTCTGAATAGCTGGTTTGATCCTTCATGGAGGAAGAGGATGCTGCTCACCCTAAAGAGTAACAAGTACAAATCCAACCTAGTCCACATGCTATTAGGTGTCTCCCTTCAAATTTGCCTTACTAAAAACAGCACTCTGGAACCTGCGCTCACTCTATTCATCAATCCTTTTGGAGGGAGCCATTCAGAGAGCTGGTTAATTCCTGTGAATGAGAAACATTTTCCAGACTGGAAGTCTACTAAGTTGGACCTACCATTTCAGTGCTTCAACTGGACCTTGACTCTGGGCAACAAGTGGAAGACCTTCTTTGAGACTATTCACATTTACCTGAGGAGCCGCATCAAAACTACAGGCACTGGAGCCAATGAGAGTGTTTACTTGGAGCCATTGGAAATGGCTGAACCTACACGAAATCTGGGGTATATGAAGATCAACAGTATTCAAGTGTTTGGTTACAGTATGCATTTTGACCCAGAAGCAATCAGAGACTTGATCCTGCAGTTGGACTACCCATACACGCAGGGTTCACAGGATTCGGCCTTGCTACAACTGCTGGAAATCCGAGACCGGGTAAACCGGCTCTCTCCACCAGGCCAGCAACCTCTGGACCTGTTCTCCTGCCTGTTACGACACCGCCTCAAACTAACAGCCAATGAGGTGGTGCGCATTCACACCTCACTGCAGTCTTTTAGTGCACGTCTCCCCAATTCTCTGGATTATGAGACCACCAAACTCTGTAGCTAA